TTATTGTATCACAATCTTCCTTTAGGGAGTGGTCCAAAAAACCGTAGGCAGTACAACATGTGTCATTTGGTTCTGAGAGAGTTTCTGAAACTCAGATACCTGAAGTTAAACGTCTTTATAATAATTTGGTTAACTTTGATTCAGGCACTCAGGAAAAACTACAGATAGCAATCGATAGATGGATAAAGTCAAAAGAAAATCAAGATGAAGTTAGCAGAATAATTGACTTAGGAATAGCCTTTGAATCCCTCTATTTACCGAAAGGCAACAGAGAGCAACTATCTTTTCAATTCCGTTTGCGTGCTTCGCGGCATCTTGGAACAGATAAATCAGATAGGGAGATGTTAATGGACGAATTTAAGGCAATATATAGCTTGCGTTCCAAGGCAGCTCACAATGGAAAAATTCCTCGGACATTCAAGATTAGGAAGGGCGAATCTATTCATATATCAAAGTTTATCCGAAAAGCTCAGGATTTATGTCGGGACTCAATAATGAAAATTCTGGAAAAAGGGAAATTCCCTGATTGGAACGATTTGATACTCGGCTAAGTTGATATTTAATGCTGATCTCTGTATAATAAATTGTCGTGTAACATCAAATTAATTTACGTGCTTATAGGCGATGAAAAAAGAAACAGAAACACTCACTTTTTTCGATTTTCCAATTGAGCATTTCGCTGACCGGAGTACCCGGTGGCTGTTAGAAGACAGGGAGAACGTCCGTGGGTTATTAGAAATTGTTGCCGAGCATCTGACCACACATCTTGATTTTAGTAAACTCGTCCACATCAATAGGAGTTTCATACCAGATAACCTCCGAGAGCAAGAATCCGACATCGTTTACAAGGTGCCGTTCCGGAGTGAATCGAAAACAGATGAACTTTTAATTTATATCCTCATTGAACATCAATCAACCGTTGACACAACGATGGGATTTCGCGTCCTGTTTTACATGACCCAAATTTGGGATTTCCAACGCCGCGAGTGGGAATCAGATAACGTTCCAAGAAATCAGTGGCGTTTCCGTCCAATTATCCCAATTGTGCTCTATACTGGAGAGCAAAAATGGCAGGCACCGCTATCACTCAGTGCATTGATGGATTTGCCCGACGCGCTCTCCGAGTTTGTCCCGAAATTTGGAACACTTTTTTTAACCGTAAAGGACACGGACGCAATAGACTTAACAAAAACCGATCATCCATTCGGGTGGTTGCTGACTGTCCTACAAAAGGAGCATGCAAGCAAGGAAGAGATACGCACTGCGTTGGTGGAAGCAGTAACGCATATTGATACCCTTGATGAAGAGGAAACACAGCAGTGGAAGCGTGCGATTTTTTATCTGTATCTGTTGATCTTGCATCGCCGTCCGACAGAAGAACATGAAGAATTGCGAACGCTGGTTCACCAGCAAATCCAAGAAACTTCCCGCAAAGAGGAGGGAGAAAAAATGGCACAGACAATGGCTGAATACCTAATTGAACAAGGTGAAAAACAAGGCGAAAAGCGCGGTGAAAGACGTGGTACAACGCGAGCAAAACGGGAGGACATTCTAAAACTACTCCGCCTCCGATTTGATTCCGTTCCCGAATCCGTTGCCAGCAGGATTACCTCAATACGGAGTCTTTCGCGACTTGATACGCTTTTTGATAGAGTGGCGACCGCTAAAACGCTTGATGACATTGATTGGGAAAACTAAGGTTTACGATGCTTGAGCAATTTTTACATGAACAACTTGAAATAGCATTTAACTACGGGGTTCCCAAGCCCGAAATGCCCAGTAGCATTACACAGAATCTTAATCCTGCATTTGAACTTAGGGACTACCAAAAAGATGCGTTCGCAAGTTTTATCCATTACTTTAACAACGACCTACCGAGTAAAGAAAAACCTGTCCATCTCCTATTCAATATGGCAACTGGCAGCGGTAAAACTCTCATTATGGCAGGTTTGATCCTATACCTCTATGAAAAAGGCTACCGCAACTTCCTCTTTTTCGTCAATTCTACCAATATCATCGAAAAGACAAAGGACAACTTCCTCAACCCCCGCGCCGCAAAATACCTTTTCAGTCAAGACATCCGTTTTGAAGGTAAACCCGTCAACGTGACGCAGGTGGACAATTTTGATGGAGTCAACGAAAACGACATCAATATCTGCTTCACAACGATTCAGCAGCTGCACACCGATATGACATCGGAGAAGGAGAACGCTTTAACTTATGAGAATTTCGCTGAGCAGCGAGTTGTGCTGTTAGCAGACGAAGCGCACCACATGAATGTCAGCACCAAGTCCCAACACGGTATGGAACTGTTTGAAAGTTGGGAAAACACGGTAGAACGTATTTTTAAATCCAATGATGCCAACCTCTTGCTCGAATTCACTGCCACCCACGATTACGAAACACCTACGATGGTAGAGAAGTATCGGAATAAAGTTATCAACCGTTATGATCTGATAAACTTTCGGAACGATAAATTTTCAAAAGAGGTTGTGCTTGTGCATTCCGATTTAGACCAAGACTCACGTATCTTGCAGGCGCTCATCCTCAATCAGTACAAACAAGAAGTCGCGGCGAAAAATAACATTAACCTGAAACCTGTCATCCTGTTCAAGGCACAAAAGACGATCGCACAATCGGAAGAAAACAAGGAAAACTTTCACAGACTGATTGATGGGCTAACCGGTGACCGAATTCAGGATATTCGGAAATCGCCTCTTGGGATTGTTAAACGAGCATTTGACTTCTTTGATGAAAATGGAATCAGTACTGATCAGTTAGCAGAACGTCTGCAATCCGAATTTCAGGAAGCATACTGCCTTTCGGTTAACGATGAAGCCGAAAAGAAGAACTATCAGATGCAAGTAAACACGCTTGAAGATAAAAATAATCCGATCCGTGCTATCTTTGCCGTGCAGAAACTTAACGAAGGATGGGATGTCCTAAATCTGTTTGACATTGTCCGTTGCTACGAAGCACGTGATTCAGGTAAAAATAGAATCGGAAAAACAACAATCTCTGAAGCACAACTTATCGGGCGTGGTGCCCGCTATTTTCCTTTTGTCCTGCCAGATCAACCAGACCGGTTCCGCCGAAAGTTCGATGAGGAACTCAATCATGAATTGCGCGTGTTGGAAGAACTGCATTACCACAGCATCCATGATTCGCGCTACATCTCTGAAATCCGCACCGCACTAATCGAGCAAGGTATGATGGACGAACGCATGGTGACTCGCGAACTAAAACTGAAGGATAAGTTTAAGAAAACCGATTTCTACAAATACGGTGTTATCTATCTCAATGATCAGGTCCCGAAAGACTATCAATATGTCCAATCTTTTGACGATCTTGCGAATCTAAGTGTGAAGCGGAAAAACTATGAATATACTATCCGTACAGGTTCCGCAGGTGAAACTACTGTGATGGAGGAAGACACAACACCGATGCAACAAAACGGCGATGGACAGGACATACCAATCGTTGATATTGAACAGAATATTCTCAGATCCGCACTTGCTCGCAATCCGTTTTTTACCTTTGCCTCGCTCAAACGGTACTGTCCACACTTGACATCTGTGCGTGAATTCATAACATCAGAGGACTACTTGGGAGGCTTAGTAATCACTTTCAAAGGGAATCTCCCCGACTTGGAAAAGAACCGCCCGGCAAAACTGTCCGCATGTCAAGGGTTGTTAAGTAAAATTGAAACTGAAATCCGGGAACAAGTTACCGAATACCAAGGGACAAAACATTTTCAGCCTAAACAGGTGCATGATGTATTCAAAGATAAACTACTGAAATTTGATGCCCGAACCCCGCCTGCTACTATCGATCGGCAGTTTGAGAAGGAAGATTGGTTTCCGTTCAACACGCTCTATGGAACGAGTGAAGAAAAAGCGTTCGTGGATTTGTTAATCAGAAAGATTAAAGATTTAACCACAGATTACGACGAAATCTATCTACTTCGCAACGAAATGCACTTTGCCATTTATAACTTCTCTGATGGACAAGCGTTCTATCCCGATTTCGCCTTGTTCCTTCAAGAGAAAAAAGGGGAATTAGTCTGTTTTCAATTTTTCGTTGAACCTAAAGGCAAATTTCTTCAACGGACTGATCGGTGGAAAGAAAATTTCATGCGTGATATTACCACTGAATTTAAAGATAAACTTTTGACGTTCGATAGCAAAGAATTCCGTCTGATAGGTCTACCATTCTATAATGAAGAAAATGAAAATCCTTTCTGGGATGCCCTCACCGATGCATTAACGACCAAGTAGAAAGTGCCCATACCATTATTGGGGTGGGTTCCCATCTAAAGATTACACTAAATCCAATCACTTCAAGCCGAATCCCCGTTGTCTTTATCACCTTCCGTTGTCAAAAATTTCATACTGGTCTGTCTCCGATTCTCAATTGACTGCAACTCTCAAAATATGCTATAATTCCATATCAGGCACAGATAAGCTTAAAATCCTGAGGGGCGGTTGAATGTTCAGTGCCAATTTTCGGAGACCAGCGTATTTGGCTTTTTACACTCTGTTTTTTGGGGTGATAGGTCCGTTTACTGCCCTCGCGGAGGAGGGTGCCGCGCCTGTGCAATTAGAACCAATCGTTGTAACACCCGGTCGTTTTACGATTTATGATGGCGCGTCAGCGAAAATCTCACTCTCTAAACAGGAGATTGAACGTCTTCCACTCATTGGCAACGATATCATGCGCGTAGGTCATATTTTTCCAGGTGTGGCTTCGAGTGATTACAGTACGCGTTTTAGTGTACGGGGCGGAGAGAAAGACGATATTTCAGTCAGATTGGATGGAATGGAACTCTATAATCCCTATCATCTCCAAGACTTCGGTGGCGCAGTCTCGTTGATAGGTTTGGACCTCATTCAGAACACCAATTTGCTGATAGGTGGGTTTCCCGCGGAATACGGAGAAAAGATGTCCGGGGTCTTTGACATCACGACGAGGACACCGAACACTGAGAAATTTTCCGCCAATTTCGGGTTAGACTTAATCAACGCAACAGCCACGCTCGAAGGCCCGCTATCGAAAAAAGGGAGTTGGCTCCTGTCAGCCCGCCGTGGATACGTCGACCTTATTCTCATGCTTATCGATTTTGACGAAAGCTATAAACCGCAATACGCTGACATCTATAGCAAATTAACCTATCAAGTTACACCGAAAGATACCGTCACGCTAAATGGTTTATACGGATGGGATACGAATCGGATTCGTGTAGACGATGTAGACAATAACTTGGATTCCCAATACGACAATTCGACAACTTGGGCGCGGTGGCGGCATGCCTTTGCGGATTCACATTGGACGGACCTCTTCGTTTTCGCTGGCACGTCCAGTCAGGATAGAACCACAGGGAAAGCAGATTTTGACAATCGTGATTTCAGGTTCTTCGGTACAAAGGCGGAACTGACAGCAAATCTTTTTGACAAACACACTCTCCGCAGTGGTGTTACATGGCGATGGTTGACTGCACAATATCAATACGACGTCCAAGAACGGCAGGCGGGCGTAAACGTCTACAAGCCGATTCTCGTTGATATTGACGATAAGGGAAGTGAATTCAATCTATTCCTCCAAGATGAGTGGCAGCTCCATTCCAAACTTGCGCTTAATGTAGGGGCACATTACCTCTACCAACATTATCGGGAGGAGGGGATTCAGCAGTATGAAATTGGACCGCGAGTCGCACTTGCCGTGAAACCGACGAAGAATCTCGTTTTACGGGGAGCTTGGGGTATTTATCACCAACCCGTCCATTTGATGGGAATTCCGGTCGAAGACGGTATTAAAACAGTCAGCCGCGCGGAGCAAGCTGGGCATTACATCCTCGGGGTTGAATATACCCCTATCGATAACTTCTTAGTCCGTGTTGAAGGCTATTACAATACTTTTGATAATCTCGTTGGCCGACTTCGTGAGTTTGGAAGGCAGAATCAGATCTTTAACTCGCCTGAGTCTGGAGATGCCCGAGGCATTGATGTCTTCATGACCCATGTCGTATCAAATCGTTTGACATGGACACTCGGCTATGCCTTTGGGATCGCAGAAGAGATCGCAAATGAAAAAAAACGCTTCCGTCAACATGATCGGCGGCATTCTTTTGCTGTTAGCAGTAGTTACCAGTTCGCACCGACGTGGCACCTCTATCTGAGTTGGCGTTTCCATACAGGTGAACCAAGAACCCCTCTCGTTCATAGAGAAATCAGGTTACCTGATGGCAGTATTGTCTGTGATCGGCAGTTTGGTGATATACACTCGGCGCGAATGCCTGCCTACCACAGCCTTGATTTTCGTATTACAAAGCGGAGTCCCTATCGACGCTGGGAGTTGTCTTGGTATTTTCAAATATTGAACTTGTATAATCAAGCCAATCTGGATCAGTATGCTTTTAGTCAACTACGCGATGAAAAGACAGACGCTGTTATTGGATGTGCAATTGAAGAAGAACCCTTGCTTCCGATTCTCCCTACATTGGGGGTTACAGTAACCTTCTGATCACATACGGTTGGAGTTTCTTCCTATAGAATAGTTTTCGGTACGGGTTGAGACGCAATCCTTTCAGTGAAGAGCAATCTCTTGTGACCAATAACTGACAACCCGGGGAATGCCATATGGCATTCATACCGTTGATTTAACTGATAACCATTAAAAATGTTCAAGCATATTCAAAAAGCAGTAAAAAGGATCTGGCGACGGTATACCCGGAATTTGCGAGATCGGAGATTACCGAAGGTTGCCCCCAGTGCAGCAGAGGCGATTCTTCCGCTGGAGACAGACGCGTACGCTATTGCACCGAATCAACTGGAGGACATGATGGGCAGAGACACTCCCTTCGTTTTATTGGATGTCCGAGAAGAATGGGAGTATCAGATGGTTCACCTCGAAGGCGCTATATGGATCCCCTTCGGCGAGTTGCCACGGCGTTGTAACGAAATTACGCCCGGCCTCGAGGTTGTCGTTTATTGTCACTGGGGCATGCGGAGCCTTGACGCCGCTTTCCTTTTGCAACAACTCGGTTTTAAATCGGTGAAGAGTTTAATCGGCGGTATTGATCGGTGGGCACGGGAAATAGATACACAAATGCCACGGTATTAGTCCGCTTTGAAATCTTGGCTTCGAAGACCATATTTCTGCATCCGGTGCTGAAGTTTGCGTCGCGAAATCCCCAACAGTTTTGCTGCTTGAATCTGGTTCCCATTACTTCTTGCTAACGCACTGCACACGTATTCCTTGATAATCTCATCAAGGGAAACCCCTTCCTCAGGAATATCAAATTCAACGTCGGTAGCTGGAAGAGACGTGTCTAAAATCTCCGGCGGCAATTCATCTTTATCGATCACCTCATTTTCCGAAAGTACAAAAATACGACGGAGGTAATTTTCTAATTGCCGGATGTTACCGGGCCAGTCATACCGTCTGAGCACAGACATTGCCTGCGGGGTAACCTGTTTCGGGAGTGCCTCCATATATTCGCTGCTGAACTTCTGGATGAGGAAATTCACGAGCAGTGGGATGTCTTCCGGATGCTCTCGAAGCGGTGGAACGTGAAGCGGGATAACATGCAGACGAAAATAGAGGTCTTCTCGAAATGTGCTATTTCGGACCGCTTGGACGAGATTTTTATTCGTTGCCGCAATCACACAGACATCTACTTTAATGTTCCGAGTCCCACCGATACGTCGGATCTCACGTTCCTCAAGGACGTGCAGCAGTTTACTCTGTGTTTGGACCGGTAAATCCCCGATTTCATCAAGAAAAAGGACACCCTCATTTGCAACCTCAAAAAGACCTTTCTTTTGCTGGGCTGCGTCCGTAAACGCGCCCTTTTCATGTCCGAACAATTCACTCTCAATGAGGGTTTCAGGAATCGCTCCGCAGTTAATTGAGATGAACGGCTTGTTTTTTCGAGGACCGTGTTTGTGAAGGGCACGCGCAATAAGGCTTTTTCCAGAGCCTGTTTCGCCTGTGATGAGAACCTGGGTAACGCCACGCTGCAAAATCCGAGCCATACTTTTGAAAAGATCCTGCATTTTCTCACTATCACCCACGATTTCATCGATCTGAATTTCGGGTATTGATCCATCGCTTTCTGTTTTAATGCTGCGGAGCGCGCCGCGGGTCTGTAGCGCGTGTTTCACCTCCCGTTTCAGGACCTCAATTTGAATGGGTTTTTCAAGATAATAGAATGCCCCTTCGTGTGCAACAAGATTCACAGCGTCATTTAGCTCGGCGAACGCAGTCATGATAAGCACCGGTAGGTCCGGATCGGTCCGCTTTATTTCCCGAAGCAGATCTCTACCCTCAAATCGGGAGGACATCCACATATCACTGATAACGAGGTCGAACATCCGCTTCTCTAAGCTATCAAGTGCGGCTTTGCTGCCTCCAACGATTTCAACTGTGTACCCTTCGCGTTTCAAAATGCGCTGTAAAATTGTCAGTTGTGCTTGGTCGTCATCTACAATCAGTATTGATGCCATTGGCTCCGTTCTCCTCATTTAAGCCCAGAATTTATCAATCTTCACGCCAAACGCGAAGTGTGTCAAGGAAGTTCATCCCCGTTCAGCGGGAGACTGATTTTAAAAGCGGTTCCCATTCCCATTTTGCTTCGGACTTCGATCTTGCCTTTATGTGCCGTGATAATTTGGTGTGAAACCGCAAGCCCGAGTCCTATACCACCTGCGGCATCCTTCGTTGTAAAATACGCATCGTAAATTTGTTCCTGAATCTCTTCTGGGATGCCTATGCCGGTATCTCTGATTTCAATCACCGCATCTCTCGTGTTCTGGTCTACCTGTTCCATAAGGATTGTGATGTAGATGCTACCCCCCTTCGGCATTGCTTGGATACTGTTTTGCACAAAGTTGAAGAGCGTTTGTCGCATTAAGGCAGCATCCAACTGAACATCCGGTAAATTTTTATCATAATTTCTGATGACCTGAACTTTGGCTTCCTCGGCGATAAGCGTAAATTCAGATAAAACTTGCTCTACCAGGGTATTGAGATTTACCGGTTCTACATTCAATTTTCTGGGTCGATTTAAAGTGAGAAACTGCTCTGAAGTTTGCTTCAGTTCTACTATTTTTTTGTCAACAATCTCTAATAACTCTTTCGCCTCCTCAATATCCTCGCGGCTCACGTGTCGTTGTGAGAAAACAGATTTTAGGTATTGAGCCGTCATCCCAATCGAATTAAGAGGGTTCCGAATTTCGTGTGCCACCCCCGCGGCGAATTGCCCCAAGGCGGCAATCCGTCTTGAATGAGAGTC
This DNA window, taken from Candidatus Poribacteria bacterium, encodes the following:
- a CDS encoding DEAD/DEAH box helicase; its protein translation is MLEQFLHEQLEIAFNYGVPKPEMPSSITQNLNPAFELRDYQKDAFASFIHYFNNDLPSKEKPVHLLFNMATGSGKTLIMAGLILYLYEKGYRNFLFFVNSTNIIEKTKDNFLNPRAAKYLFSQDIRFEGKPVNVTQVDNFDGVNENDINICFTTIQQLHTDMTSEKENALTYENFAEQRVVLLADEAHHMNVSTKSQHGMELFESWENTVERIFKSNDANLLLEFTATHDYETPTMVEKYRNKVINRYDLINFRNDKFSKEVVLVHSDLDQDSRILQALILNQYKQEVAAKNNINLKPVILFKAQKTIAQSEENKENFHRLIDGLTGDRIQDIRKSPLGIVKRAFDFFDENGISTDQLAERLQSEFQEAYCLSVNDEAEKKNYQMQVNTLEDKNNPIRAIFAVQKLNEGWDVLNLFDIVRCYEARDSGKNRIGKTTISEAQLIGRGARYFPFVLPDQPDRFRRKFDEELNHELRVLEELHYHSIHDSRYISEIRTALIEQGMMDERMVTRELKLKDKFKKTDFYKYGVIYLNDQVPKDYQYVQSFDDLANLSVKRKNYEYTIRTGSAGETTVMEEDTTPMQQNGDGQDIPIVDIEQNILRSALARNPFFTFASLKRYCPHLTSVREFITSEDYLGGLVITFKGNLPDLEKNRPAKLSACQGLLSKIETEIREQVTEYQGTKHFQPKQVHDVFKDKLLKFDARTPPATIDRQFEKEDWFPFNTLYGTSEEKAFVDLLIRKIKDLTTDYDEIYLLRNEMHFAIYNFSDGQAFYPDFALFLQEKKGELVCFQFFVEPKGKFLQRTDRWKENFMRDITTEFKDKLLTFDSKEFRLIGLPFYNEENENPFWDALTDALTTK
- a CDS encoding TonB-dependent receptor plug domain-containing protein codes for the protein MFSANFRRPAYLAFYTLFFGVIGPFTALAEEGAAPVQLEPIVVTPGRFTIYDGASAKISLSKQEIERLPLIGNDIMRVGHIFPGVASSDYSTRFSVRGGEKDDISVRLDGMELYNPYHLQDFGGAVSLIGLDLIQNTNLLIGGFPAEYGEKMSGVFDITTRTPNTEKFSANFGLDLINATATLEGPLSKKGSWLLSARRGYVDLILMLIDFDESYKPQYADIYSKLTYQVTPKDTVTLNGLYGWDTNRIRVDDVDNNLDSQYDNSTTWARWRHAFADSHWTDLFVFAGTSSQDRTTGKADFDNRDFRFFGTKAELTANLFDKHTLRSGVTWRWLTAQYQYDVQERQAGVNVYKPILVDIDDKGSEFNLFLQDEWQLHSKLALNVGAHYLYQHYREEGIQQYEIGPRVALAVKPTKNLVLRGAWGIYHQPVHLMGIPVEDGIKTVSRAEQAGHYILGVEYTPIDNFLVRVEGYYNTFDNLVGRLREFGRQNQIFNSPESGDARGIDVFMTHVVSNRLTWTLGYAFGIAEEIANEKKRFRQHDRRHSFAVSSSYQFAPTWHLYLSWRFHTGEPRTPLVHREIRLPDGSIVCDRQFGDIHSARMPAYHSLDFRITKRSPYRRWELSWYFQILNLYNQANLDQYAFSQLRDEKTDAVIGCAIEEEPLLPILPTLGVTVTF
- a CDS encoding rhodanese; the encoded protein is MFKHIQKAVKRIWRRYTRNLRDRRLPKVAPSAAEAILPLETDAYAIAPNQLEDMMGRDTPFVLLDVREEWEYQMVHLEGAIWIPFGELPRRCNEITPGLEVVVYCHWGMRSLDAAFLLQQLGFKSVKSLIGGIDRWAREIDTQMPRY
- a CDS encoding sigma-54-dependent Fis family transcriptional regulator — translated: MRRTEPMASILIVDDDQAQLTILQRILKREGYTVEIVGGSKAALDSLEKRMFDLVISDMWMSSRFEGRDLLREIKRTDPDLPVLIMTAFAELNDAVNLVAHEGAFYYLEKPIQIEVLKREVKHALQTRGALRSIKTESDGSIPEIQIDEIVGDSEKMQDLFKSMARILQRGVTQVLITGETGSGKSLIARALHKHGPRKNKPFISINCGAIPETLIESELFGHEKGAFTDAAQQKKGLFEVANEGVLFLDEIGDLPVQTQSKLLHVLEEREIRRIGGTRNIKVDVCVIAATNKNLVQAVRNSTFREDLYFRLHVIPLHVPPLREHPEDIPLLVNFLIQKFSSEYMEALPKQVTPQAMSVLRRYDWPGNIRQLENYLRRIFVLSENEVIDKDELPPEILDTSLPATDVEFDIPEEGVSLDEIIKEYVCSALARSNGNQIQAAKLLGISRRKLQHRMQKYGLRSQDFKAD